GCCCACGGTGGCCTTGCCGGCGTACGCGGCGTCGCCGTCGCCGTCACGCACGGCCGCCAGGTGCCAGCCGCCGCCCTGGGTGGGGGCGAGCATCACGGTGGCGTTGCGTCCGTTGACGTTGGTGCTCAGCGAGGAGACCAGCCCCGTCAGCTTGACCGCCTTGGCGGGAAGCGGCTGGGCGGTGCCCGCGGCGAAGCCGGGCGTGATCTCGTTCAGTGCCACCGGGTCCTTGATCGTGAAGACCGGCAGGTCCCGGCAGGGTTCGGCGGTTTCGGGGATCGTCTGCACCGGCCCGCCTGCGACGTCGGTGGGTACCGGGGTGCGCAGGAAGCGGCAGACGGTGTCGCGCACGTCGGCGGACTTCACCGCGTTGAGAGCCGCCTGGTAGTCGGGGATGTCGGCCGGGAGCGGGTCCTTGGCCGGGGCGGCGTGGGCCGGACCGACGACGGACAGCAGTACGGACGCACTCAGTGCGATGACGAGGGACAGTCGGGAGGAGCGGGAGTTCGCCCGCCGGCCGGACGGTTCGGTGCCGCTGGTGCGGCTGGTGTCGCACATGTCGCCTGCCTTAGCGGGAGATGCCGATGCGGGAGTGGGTCCACTTGGACGAGCTGTTGCTCACGTAGTCGTTGTAGTTCCACCACGTGTACGTGGTGGTGTCCGGCCACGGGTCGGCCACGGCGATCGTGGTGTTCGAGGTGTCGAAGCCGTAGATCACGTTCATGTGGCCACCGCCGGACGTCCACCCGATGCGGGCGCCGAGTGGCCGGGCCGCCTTGACGTCGGTGTACACCTGGTTGAACGTGGCCGCGCTGTTCAGGCCCGACCCGGTGTGGGTCATGCCGAGGCTGCTCCAGCCCTTGGCCATGTCGTCGAGCGTGGCGGGCTGGTTGTTGCAGCCGTAGTAGGGCTGGGCCCGGGTGCAGAAGTCCGCCTGTGTGGAGCCGAAGCCGTGGAACTTGGCGATGGTCAGCCCGGAGGCGACCCAGCACCACTGGCTCTTCTCCTGCTTCAGCATGGCGATGCTGTCCTGGCCCGCTTCCGCGTGAGCCGTGCCTCCCGTGGCCGCGAGCGTTCCCAAGGCGGCCAGCGCGATGGCCGACGCCGTGGTTCCGTACCTGAACCTGCCCATTTTCCTGCCTTCCCCCTGACGGGTACAACGAGACGAACGGGGCGATCTGGCAGGAATATGACAGCGCATCATGACTTGGACACATAGGGGCCGTGCGGGGAATTAGCTCCTACTGATTATTTGTCGGGTCATCACGCGACTCGGGCACGTCTCCCGGCTCCGGAACGAATGGTGCGGCTCGGAGGTGGAGGCGGACGAGGCCCCGTGGGTCAGGCGGTCGCGGGGTGCGAGAAGGCCCTGAGGAGCGCCCGGGCGTGCTCTCGGACCGCTTCGTCCTGTTCGATGATGCGGTCCTCGACACCGGAGCGGACGACGCGGGCGTCGCCGTCGGCGAGGGCGGCGAGCCGGCGCAGGTGGTCGTCGGTCATGGCCGCGGCGCCGAGGGCTTCCAGCGCCGCGCAGGCCCCTGCAGGATCGGCGTCCGATTCGGCGGACCGCAAGGCCGCCGCGGCGAGTGCGAC
Above is a window of Streptomyces sp. NBC_01426 DNA encoding:
- a CDS encoding papain-like cysteine protease family protein is translated as MGRFRYGTTASAIALAALGTLAATGGTAHAEAGQDSIAMLKQEKSQWCWVASGLTIAKFHGFGSTQADFCTRAQPYYGCNNQPATLDDMAKGWSSLGMTHTGSGLNSAATFNQVYTDVKAARPLGARIGWTSGGGHMNVIYGFDTSNTTIAVADPWPDTTTYTWWNYNDYVSNSSSKWTHSRIGISR